Proteins from a single region of Haloarchaeobius litoreus:
- a CDS encoding pilin, with protein MIHESTTEIRQRIADFNEKAKTQTREHTRHTVRQLSANTVSGLIGVSFILLATGTAAAQEDVGNVYCDTGVETGIDLVFGAVAGLGLPATAYYLSKGGLSYMRAGGNPEKKNQAKNRLVMSAIGFGIVVLALLSPELVDKIGSQMGFGFSDCVKPF; from the coding sequence ATGATACACGAATCTACTACCGAGATCCGGCAGCGAATCGCTGACTTCAATGAAAAAGCCAAAACACAGACCCGCGAGCACACCCGGCACACGGTCCGGCAGCTCTCCGCAAACACGGTGTCTGGGCTCATCGGCGTCTCGTTCATCCTCCTCGCCACTGGGACTGCCGCAGCACAGGAGGACGTCGGAAACGTCTACTGTGACACCGGGGTCGAAACCGGTATCGATCTCGTCTTCGGCGCTGTCGCCGGCCTTGGACTCCCCGCCACCGCCTACTACCTGAGCAAAGGTGGCCTCTCGTACATGCGGGCAGGCGGCAATCCGGAGAAGAAAAACCAAGCAAAGAACCGTCTCGTCATGTCCGCGATCGGATTTGGCATCGTTGTGCTGGCCCTCCTGTCGCCCGAACTCGTCGACAAGATTGGGAGCCAGATGGGGTTCGGCTTCTCCGACTGCGTCAAGCCGTTCTGA
- a CDS encoding tyrosine-type recombinase/integrase, protein MLTWEDDVLPMIDATRNYRDAALIAIAWDAGPRSGELRSLTLGDITDYTHGYQITVQGKTGQRTIGLVPSVPFLQRWLNDHPGNNGDDPLWSKLSEAVEPSYQTLLATVKDAAERAGVDKPVTFTNFRKSSASYLASEGMNQAHLEDHHGWKRGSDIASRYVSVFAADTNREVARIHGVETEDVDESTPTAPVECPRFHQRTPREKDQCVHCQQVLSKEAAMEQR, encoded by the coding sequence ATGCTGACGTGGGAAGACGATGTGCTCCCGATGATCGACGCAACCCGGAACTATCGCGACGCTGCACTCATAGCAATCGCATGGGATGCAGGACCTCGATCAGGCGAACTCCGGAGTTTGACCCTGGGTGACATCACCGACTACACACACGGGTACCAGATTACAGTTCAGGGAAAGACGGGGCAGCGAACGATTGGACTGGTCCCGAGTGTCCCATTCCTTCAACGCTGGCTCAATGACCATCCCGGAAACAATGGGGATGATCCTCTCTGGAGTAAGTTATCAGAGGCAGTAGAGCCTTCGTACCAGACTCTCTTGGCGACTGTGAAGGATGCAGCAGAGCGGGCTGGTGTGGATAAACCCGTTACGTTCACCAACTTCCGTAAGAGCAGTGCTTCCTACTTGGCCTCCGAGGGAATGAACCAAGCCCATCTTGAGGATCATCACGGCTGGAAACGTGGCAGTGACATCGCCTCACGATACGTTTCAGTCTTCGCTGCGGACACCAACCGAGAAGTTGCACGTATCCACGGGGTCGAGACAGAGGACGTAGATGAATCCACCCCGACAGCACCTGTCGAATGTCCCCGCTTTCATCAACGGACGCCCCGAGAGAAGGACCAGTGTGTCCACTGCCAGCAGGTTCTTTCGAAAGAGGCCGCGATGGAGCAGCGTTGA